ACTAGAATATTTAAGATTGAGATTCAAAATCATGCCATATGTAaattaagaaaattgaaaaattaagtattaatttgaattcggtaatcaacaagttatcttgtttacaagtactaatctatgttgtttaatcaaaacacttgacatttgTTAGCTACTAGAGATAAATGCAATTAGTACaggattagtagataaatcaacatattatttgATCTTGCTGTTGTTAGCTCCCGTTTGTGAGTAAGTAgtacaaatgtgaattttacgTTAATTTAGGTAAAACATGCCAAAAttccaaatatgatatttctggatcgtaacaGGACCATGATAAAAGTGAATCCAGCTCCATTTCGTATTGCCATTGTGGTACCGGTCTCGGAGTACAATCAACTTTCACAAATTGCGGTCACATAGAAAATAAATCTTTTTATCCTGACATGTGGATGCAATTAATTTTTTGTCGTTTATCGATAAACCCAATGATTTgttaactgactgactgagcaGTATCTGCCAGCTTATGATGTAATGACTGGGGTTGGTTTGTATGACGTTGATTTATCTGCACATTATTTGCACGTCTCTTGTTTATTCTCATGGTACAGTGAGACCTTGTTGCCTTGATCTTTTAACTTTAAGACCTCTCGAGGACGCATATCCCATAATAATCGTATTGTCAGTAgtttaggggagaaccatttgatttctgtgGGTGGGGGAGGAAGTGGGTATGGCAGCAAATATTTTCCCCATCCAGGCTCTGTGACACAagtttttagtccccgccggacgaagtccggacggggacttatgggttgggttctgtctgtccgtgcgtccatgcatccgtccgtccgtccgtccgtctgtccacagccatttcttggagaggcctgtaccgatttttttcaaacttggtataggggcaacatactatggcatacatatgcacgtcaatttgttttatgatatgatccaatatggccgcctagcagccattttgtttgcgaattttccctgtcccaagccataactcagacatgcgtgaacagatctcattcaaagttgctattattacagtgttatatgacatacatgtgcatattcattgttgtcatgatacgatccgatatggctgcgtggcagccattttgtttgcgaattttccatgttcaaagccataactcagacatgcttgaatagagtaatgatataaaaaacaaccatatgaggccaaacaacattaaccaggtttgaaaatgacaacataaactgccagttccgtaaaacccaatcatagtgggaactatgtcattttcaatgacttgtttatctATTGTCtgtcctgcatcaaattattttttccagtAATGCAATTTTGTTTCTCAGTTACCAATTTTGAAGCACATCAATTATATTTTTACTTCTGTCTAATGgaacaattattttttctcaagccattttgggatcaaattattttttttctccttcacctACCGACAATTTTCCACCAAAATAACTCCCCCTCCAGAAATCAAGTGGTTCTCCCCTTAGCCATGACGTGTAACAACAGTGTGTCTCACCTACAGACAAAAGCTAGGTAAAGCTAAAGGTGAATTTTAATGGACATAAGTCGTATGACCgaaacattttgatttcattaagtGTCACAGTTTAGCCTTCAGTGTATTGTCAAGGTCCATGAACATGGCTGCAATTTTGCTAGCAACAATCATACTTCTTATAGCATTTTTCATTTCGCGATGGCGTAGACCAAACCTGCCCCCAGGACCAACTGGATGGCCTATTCTTGGTTCACTTCCATTCCTAGCTGGTAAACAGATGGATATTACTCTGACTGAGCTTGGTAGGAAGTATGGCGATGTCTACAGTATTATGTTAGGAAGCTATCTGGTAGTTGTCCTAAAtagttatgatgtcatcaaggAAGCTCTGGTCAAACGAGCAGACTACTTCAATGGCCGACCTACGAACATCAAGCGAATATTTCGTTTGGACAAAGGTAAACATAGTGTCACATTATGTTTTTTGAGCTGCGAAGGGGGCTTGGAAAATTCTGATAGTCTGAGGGGAGGGAGtacgaaatattttgctcatatGGTGaaagaaatgttgtcattccagtttcaaagcattggaaatgctgtcaatccacttatgctatagagtggcggctgtcattccacttgttttacagtgaagagggtgtcattcaactaactgaatgtagaaaaggatgtcattccactgtttacatactggaaatgttgtcattccagtttcaaagcgTTGCAATTACGtactgtcattccacttattttatagagtggtggctgtcattccactggatgTACAGTTCAGAGGTTGTCATTcgactaactgaatgtagaaaggtgtgccattccactgtttacatactggaaatactgtcattccagttccaaagcattgaaaatgctgtcattccacttattttatagagtggcggctgtcattccactcgttttacagtgcagagggtgtccttcaagtaactgaatgtagaaaagggtgtcattccactgtttacatactagaaatgctgtcattcgttttccgtcattcgggttgtcattcgttttagggtcacccatAAATATTGGACGGAAAAGCCCATCTGGACAATTATCTCAAATATAGGTTTGAGCCAAACGTGAGATTTCTCCTTGTGAGCTCGACTTGAACCTAACGTGAAATTTCTCCTTCTGTGACCATCAAATAGATGAGACATTCTTGCCAAAGATTGGTTATTTATCaattatatgatatgtatgtatagtattcaatttgaacttttgttccaaacacaactagaaaatttacctgaaattttcgactgtacacttcagtctttgtcaacagattgacccactattcagcacacgtgaccttacaggacacgtgagcctaataaggggtcaaaggtgcctggaagtttgtatcgatatgtatgtatgtatgtatgtatatctttgTCAATAACTGTCTTTAAATGAAACGCAAACATGTTGACAACCTACACATATACAATGAATTAATAGTCAAGACATACACATAACCTGTTTTTTCAGGTGTGGTTAGAGCATACAACGCTTCATGGAAAGAACATAGACGTTTTGCTTTATCCACGCTTCGGGATTTTGGCATGGGTAAGGCAGTACTGGAAGACAAGATTATGGATGAAGCTAACCAATTACTGACTATTTTTGATGACCATAAAGGAAATGCAATGGATCCATCGCTCGGTCTAAATCTTGCAACGACCAATGTCATTTGTTCAATTTCATTTGGAAAGCGTTACACCTACGACGACCCGTCATTCGTAAAATTGAACCAGATTGTTAAGAATTCACTAGCTCAAACGGGAAATACAGCAGTCGCAGCATTTCTACCATTTCTTCGATTCATACCAGGCGTTAATAAAACTCATACATTCATGTCCGATGCACGGCAACGTCTCCAGGATTTCATAGGTTCTATTATAACGGACCATTGGAAAACATTTCGCTCCAAATCTAAACCAAGAGACCTGATGGATTCATATCTGAAGTAGGTCATATTTAACTAATATGTCGATGAACACATAGACACTACATGCATTCTGCCATATgtactacaccatttgtttgtaaatcaacAAAACGTCGACTGATATTGTTAAATATACgatatttcactttatttgaGACCACTGTAGTAATATAGTAATCTagattacccagactctcaccgctggggcTCTACTACGAGACTCTCGCCTGGGTAGTCTCTTAGTAGAGCCCcaagtggtgagagtctgggtaacagagactataaatatagtggtctgaaattGTATATAAAAATCGGCGAAATGAACACCAGCCTGTAAGCACACAGTGGCCAATACTAAATCGTTACTAGCTCTTGTGCTGACAGCATTCATTCAAATCCATTTTGATTGCTAACATATACCTTCTATTTAattgtaaatgttacaaaaaacaTTTATTCGTTATGGTGCGGTCCAATTTATGGCACAGTTGATGCAGATATTGATGTTCTCCTCGTGTCATGAGAAGTGCAAGTAGCTGTACTAAATCAATCCCTCTCAACCTTAAGGAATTCAAAATTAGTCATCTACACCCCTGGCAAAGTGAACATAACCCTTTAGGGACTCATCATTTTCTCCGACAAGATGGGGATATTTCTATCGGACAGACAAAAAGTCTCTCACTCCCTCTCTCTGTAAAAACCAAAATAGGCTGACTCCCTATCACTTATTTCTAACACTCAAGTCAGGCAATTCCATTGTGACCCAGAGAGTGGACCGTCTGTTTGACTATGTCTCACCTATTAAATACTCTACAGGACAGCACCAGTTTGCGATTAATAGCATCTTGATAGTAAAGCTAGGGAAagagtttgaaataaaatgtatgatatgTTTCCATCTCTCATTGGGTGTAGGACGGGTCTCTTATAGAAGTTCTGTCGTTTTCAGGTACTTAAAGATAATTTTTAGGCTATCCAGATCGTTTTAGGCAATAATTCccagccttacaagacaacattATCCTATATCAGGCACCACTCCTTATATATAGGTgttctgtaaaaaataaatgacatcattttagtATAAGGTCAGCACATCTGATGGCTATTGGTAGTGGAAGATCACAGAGTGTGAGGGTATTTTACTCTAAGAGtgaaattattatcattaacattgccttaataAAGCTTTGCATAGCCTGTTGGGCAATAATTTCACAGCTTTAAAAACACAGTGTCATCTAACATTAGAAATTCATCTGTATACATAGGTTGAAATGTCCAGGAAAGGTTTCATAACATCATGGCAGTAGAAGGTGCATCTTATCGTTGGTTGACTGCGTGCCCCACTCGTCTGGGTTGGGATGGGTCCTATAGGGTATCTCCCCCTAGAAGCGCTTGGGATTTCTGGCTGTCTTATGGCAATTTTTAGGGTAATAATTTAacagcttcgaaaagctaatttgaatttgttttaaCAGGAATTACTAGATATGTAGAGACACTAGTGTCGGAGATAATTTATGCATACTCAGTTAGACATCTAGGCATCACTCTAGGTGAATATCAACGTCTAGGTAAGAAATGGAGACACAAAAATTACCACAATTCAGACACGAccatgccattgtagaaaggaatTGTTCTTCCaccacaatccaaaacacaacaataaccctcacacccccaccccattcattattttcaaaacaggatgaccaTTCTTCGAACTCCAAACACTGGGTGACATTCCTCATTGTAAATGAATTGTTCcaccatcacaatccaaaagaCAACACCACCCcattcattatttttcaaaacaggATGAACCCTTCTTCCAAAAAGTGGAtgacccccaccaccaccacaaatcCACCGACCTGTCTAGGCCTAGGAATATGGCCAGTCCTTTAGCGTGTTTAGCGTATTTCAGAGTCTTGTTTTGTATTCATTCCGAACTCAGTgcataaataatttacctagCATATACTCGGCTAAATCACCCAGCCTTCGAAGGCAATCGCAGCTAACGAATTCGTTAGCTGCGATTGTCTACGGGTAAATGATACAGACTTGTCACATAAGAAACTCATAGAGCTCTTTTTTCAAATTCTTTAACAGGGAAATGACgtcaagaaaacaaaatggcgtCGAAACAACCATGGATGAAGAAACCTTGATTATTCTCATTTCTGAATTGTTTGCTGCCGGTTCAGACACAACTGCTTCTACTCTGAGTTGGGCAATTCTTTACATGGCTATGAATCTTGAAATTCAACAAAACGTACAAAGGGAAATCGATGGAGTTCTTGGACGTGAAACTTCTCCAAGTATGACTGACAGAAAGCGACTACCATACACCGAAGCCACCATCTATGAAGTTCAACGTTTAAGCGCTGTTATACCACTCTCCGTACCACATTCCACGACAGCCGATGTCACTCTGCGTGGTTACCTCATTCCAAAGGATACATACATCATACCAAATCTGTGGGCAGTCCTAAACGATCCTACACTTTGGCCAGATCCAGAGGTATTTCAGCCAGAGAGGTTTATTGGAGAGGATGGTAATGTTATGGAGAAAGAAGAGTTTATACCATTTAGCATGGGTAAGTTTCAGTTTGATTCAGAATTGTCCCTCACTACTCTATTTACCACGATAAATGTCTCAAGGGCAAGATTGCACCAAAAAATATAGCCTGCTGTTTACTGCGCTGTTGTGAGACATCATTAGCTGTTACACTGCCTTGCCCAAGTATCCAACGGTAATCAAGAATGGTGTTGGATACGAGGGCCGGCAAGGAGGGACGACAGCTAACgattacatgtaacaatgtgAATCAatacagacatatttttttgcCAGAAGtcgaaaataaaataaaattgaaatatcaagtgaggaaaaggAATTAGTTAAGTAAATACACGTAACaaaacagtacagtaaacagactacaAATGATATGGCGCAGACAGGTGAATGGGTCTTGGTGTATTCCCCTATTCTTTCTTAAGTTATAGTTTATGAAACGTTAATTGTTTAGACAAATACGGATGTCATTGAACAATTCCCCCTACATGTCCCTCCAGGTTTTCCCACTCCTAACATAAAAACGCCCGgatgtacacaaacacagaGTCACGTTGAAAGCAAGAAAAAGGGTAAtacatgcaataacattttacatgcACATATTAAATGACCATctccatatatgtatatgttggtTTGGAACAATgtagttagacagacagacagacagacagacagacagacagacagacagacagacagacaaacagacaaacaaacagacaaacaatcAAGTGTACTTTTTAAACGATTTTGATAGGTTTTGAAAACACATTTGAGTTTATATGCagataaaatagaaaacaaactaCCTATTTTAGCTtatgacatttgtatttttatatactAGGTCCCAGGATATGCCTAGGATTACAGATGGCTAAGATGGAGTTGTTTCTGTTCTTTACTACCTTGATGCAGCATTATACATTCAAATTGCCCAATGGTACGCCACCGCCGACAACAGAACGAGTGAATGGACTAATCTGTTCGCCTAAACCTTACAACGTATGCATTCTGAAGCGTTGAAGAACATGAGAAGTGTTCAAGAATGATGGAGATAATTTTGCTGAAATACTCctttatttcatgtttattaAGTACACGGCGAAGAgcggggggggggaggggactATAGGAATGACCCATGTCTGTCCGTATATCCCTGGTCAACTATATCAGTTTAATATAGGGCAAGATGTTCTGAATTATGTTGATAATTACAAATACCTTGGTATTGTTTTGAATGAACATTTAGATTTTTCTGTTGCGTCTGCAACTCTCGCTCAGTCAGCCAGTAGAGCCCTGGGAGCTGTTAATAGTaagtttaaaatattgaaaaatatggGGGTTGTTTACCTACACGAAACTTTACGACTCGTGTGTGGCACCTATTCTTGACTATTGTTCTGGAGTATGGGGTTTTAGTAAACATGAAAAATGTGATATGGTGCAGAACAGGGCCCTTCGGTTTTATCTTGGGGTTCATAGATTTACGCCTATACATGCTGTTACTGGGGATACTGGCTGGAATTCTTGCAGAATTCGCAGACATATTGCTATGGTCGGATATTGGAACCGTCTAATGCAATTGAACGAGAACAGACTAACTAAGATAATATTTCTTTGGGACTTTTCACTTAATTACTGTAATTGGTCTTCGGAAATTTGTAAACTTCTTGATGAGTTGAATttaaatgcatattttgatGTTCTTTTTCCTCTTGATTTATCCTTAGTAGAACAACAAgtgtcattttcaaagataattATATGACTGAACCATACGTTTCTATGAGTCTTTCACGAAGTCAGCGATCTTTTATGGCAAAGTTTCGATCAGGGGTTTTACCACTACGTTTAGAAACTGGGAAATATAGAAACGAACCAGTGGGCGATagactttgtgtattttgtaaccAAAACGCTATAGAAAATGAGATTCACTTTATTGCAGTCTTTATGATGGAATACGTAATACTTATATTAACACGGAAAATAACACCGAAGACATCACACTGTCAGACAATGAGAAATTAAAGTACTTGTTGACAAATCAGGTTAGGAATACAGCAAAATTCAGTGAAGCCGCCTTTTTAAGACGGAATGAAATGTTGTATGTtagttaaagaaaaaaaaatctcacactgtatgtacttccTTTTTTTCACTCTAACCTCTCTATATTGTGAATGTATCCTTTTTTGTTCAATGTGACTTATAAATCCGATGGGCTGGGAGGTATTTTattacctcatgtcactataataaaattaCTTACTTACTAACTTACTATATCTCTAAAAGCTGGATGAGTCATGTTCAACCAAACATGGCACAAATGTTAAACACTATAAGGGTTCATATGCACATGAATTAATTTTGCGACTTTGACGTTTTTATCTTAAAATACACACCCTGTCTTATATC
This Glandiceps talaboti chromosome 13, keGlaTala1.1, whole genome shotgun sequence DNA region includes the following protein-coding sequences:
- the LOC144444975 gene encoding cytochrome P450 2U1-like yields the protein MNMAAILLATIILLIAFFISRWRRPNLPPGPTGWPILGSLPFLAGKQMDITLTELGRKYGDVYSIMLGSYLVVVLNSYDVIKEALVKRADYFNGRPTNIKRIFRLDKGVVRAYNASWKEHRRFALSTLRDFGMGKAVLEDKIMDEANQLLTIFDDHKGNAMDPSLGLNLATTNVICSISFGKRYTYDDPSFVKLNQIVKNSLAQTGNTAVAAFLPFLRFIPGVNKTHTFMSDARQRLQDFIGSIITDHWKTFRSKSKPRDLMDSYLKEMTSRKQNGVETTMDEETLIILISELFAAGSDTTASTLSWAILYMAMNLEIQQNVQREIDGVLGRETSPSMTDRKRLPYTEATIYEVQRLSAVIPLSVPHSTTADVTLRGYLIPKDTYIIPNLWAVLNDPTLWPDPEVFQPERFIGEDGNVMEKEEFIPFSMGPRICLGLQMAKMELFLFFTTLMQHYTFKLPNGTPPPTTERVNGLICSPKPYNVCILKR